In Drosophila subpulchrella strain 33 F10 #4 breed RU33 chromosome X, RU_Dsub_v1.1 Primary Assembly, whole genome shotgun sequence, the DNA window ATTTGGAagctctttaaaaataaacattcaAACGTAGAATATTAATTCAATttcaaattcatagaggtatcccacgtccaaaTCGGGTTCCTAAAACTGAAGTTACAGAATTTATAAAAGCAGGTTTGGGTTcccaatattattttttaccatttactcatagaggtatcctaTTTCCAAATGGGAATCCAATGACTcgagttatggaatctagaagtgcagttttcgGTTCCCATACTGAAAGTCATTGGAAAAGTCTAACATGAATATGTAATCTTTAGATTCTGAAAATATTGCTATCCTGCTCTTTTCGGTGAATGTTCTTGATCGGTGGTGATCTTAAAAACATGTCGAACCCAATGAAAACACCattcatatttaatttagCTAAAGTCTATCTATGATTGACTCCTTTGTACAATTGGCTAACAAATCAAATTTGGTCTAATCAGTTCTGTTCAGGAACTCGGTGACTAATGTTATAAACTCCTGCGGCTGTTCGAAATGCACCAGATGTCCGGCCTCCAACCAGTGGATCTCCGAATTGGGGAACATCTCCACAATCTGCGGCCACTGTTCGCGTCTGAAATTGaagaaatattatattattagggAATGCAAGCGTGAGGCttgtaaaaaaaacacctAATTTACCTCATATAGGGTGAACGCGTTCCGCAGATAAAAGTGGTGGGTCCCGTGTACGGGGGCAGTTCATTAAGAGTGTTCTGGTAGTTATCGAAGCGGGTGAGGAAATTTCGAAGAACCGGCGCATTGCAGGCCCACGAGAATCTAAAAGGGAAGTTCTTATTTTAATCGGTTGACAAATAACGTTCAGTGCCAAACTTACACCCCGGAATTGGGATCTTTTCGCAGATTCAGCATGATAAAGTCCACGGTCTCGTCTTCGGTGGCTTGCAGAAGGGTTTCCCTTGCAATTTTTCGGCCCTCGGACATGGACAAAGACGGTGAGAGATCCAAAGAAACCATCGCATCGAAGATTGCCGTCATCTCTCCAGTGGATCGAGGCACGCTTATGGGCGATATGTCTACCACTATCAAACGCTCCACCAACTCGGGCTggaataaaagaaataatgaTTTATTGTGGTATAATAAACTATTAAATGCGTTACTGATTAAGTATAGAAATGAAATCCAACCAGCCAAGGGAAATTATTAAACTACTTTGAGTTTACATATCCATATTATGTCAATATAATTTAACTATATTGAAGCATTAAAGAATAAAGATAAAAGAAGAGAAATTCAAAAAAGGATAGCTAACAATAATTATAGGTTATAATAGAACATTTAAAACAAACCTTGGTAGATTTTTTTACAATCATATCCTGCAGTCATCCTAGGTgaataacaataaaatatttcataaatacaatttctttGTATATCTTAGCATTATTTGGCTATATATCCTGTAATTATAAAAGGTTCTTTAACTAAACCCTCAAGAAATTATCTAACTTAAAGTATGCTCAAGTTTACCTCGTTTTAAAGGACTAAGACCGTATATTTTTTGAACGTATCCTAAGCAGTATTATGTTCTTTAACATGAATTAAGACATTAACTTACGTCATGACATATTAATTTCTTAAGCTTTACGTATATTTTAATTCACTGGCAGtgaaacttttaataataaaaattaaaagccaaTGGCTTCtttaatttcataatatttaggAATTTGTAGGCTTTAAAAATCATAAGAATATTTGTGGGATCATATCATTAGGTGATCCTAAACAACATGAGATATTGCTTTCTTTAGGGAATTCTCCATGGAACCCCTTGAAATACTCACATATTTCCGGGCGAAGTACATCATGGACCTGCCTCCCATGCTGTGGCCCATGCAGGCGGCATTCGGGTGGCTGCGCTGCTCCAGAAACAGACGCACATCCTCGCTCATCGCCTTGGATGTGTGGACATCCGAATGGGGACTCTCGCCATGATTCCGGCTGTCAATTGCATACACCTATGGGAAGGACTTCCTCGATATTATATAAAGTAATACCATTGGGAACTTAACGACCCACCTTCCTGGGGACTTTCCGCACCAGAGCCCTGCTAATTCCCCGCCAATTCTGCTTGGAACCGAAGAGCCCATGATAGGTCACCAAAGGCGGCCCCGTTTCCGGATTCTCCCCGGTGTACAAGTCGAAGCTCAACTCCACGGGCTCTGGGGATTCCGAGGAGTACTCCTTCCTCGACAGGACCTTGGCCCCCAGAGGACTCCATGGCGCAGGAGAAAGGAGCTTTCCCGCGGAATATGAAAGTAAACGTAATGATTTCGAGAGGCGCTCCATCTGCTGGCCAGTGTGTACACACGCCACCGGCGGTAAAACCTAAATGGACAGTGGTGTGGATGCCAAGGGGGATGTATGTGGGTTCCACCAGTTGCGTAATGAaacgaaatttaaaaaatttggttATTTTCGAACATTGTGCCAATTGTAGAGAGGAGTCAAGTATACTGGCTTGTAGAATTTTAACTATTTACATGTTCTAGGCAATTACCAGGGGCGTAGTCGGAAAAAGTACTTAGGGAAATTTAAATCATGAAATTATGTTGGTAAATTATGTAATTGTGTTTCTGATTATTTCACAAAGTAAAATTGACATATAACAATTTGAACAATttcaagaaaattaaaattataaattattttacactATCACAACTGCAATATAGCTATATTTTTACTTTAGGTtttcaaaacttttttaacttCTTAGTTTTAAGGGGCACTTGAGCCGCTCAAATCCCTCTTGGCAACGGCTATGCCTGCCAAGTGGCAACTCTGACGCCACGCTTTTACCTTATTTAGGGTATTTTCTTCCAACGGCATTGCCCGCCACGCCGCGTGCGGTCACACTAGACGAACAGCCGCCATATTTTCTACGGCGGACACAAAATTTTCAATACAGGcgttattttttaattcaaatCAAATCCAGAGCAATTTCCGGAGCCCCAAAAAGCGATTTTCCAGGTAATCCAGCCGCCAAGCAGCCGGTAACAGGGGCTTTCCAGTCCACCGACTAAAGAAGGGGGAAAGCGCGGCGCTGACGTCGGCAGAGGCAGCGCAGCGGCGCTCTCGCTCGCACCCGCACGATTAAAACAGgtaagcagcaacaacaaacgaGCATATTGCTGAAACCAGACCAACAAATTGATATATTTTCAAGTATTCTATTTTTCCCctccaaaaaaaatgaaaactaaaaaaagtACAAAGTTAAGCTCAAAATGTAACACAGTTAACAGTAAAAGTCGAAAGTCAGTAAGTGCAAAAAGTGGTTAAAGTTGTTAAGTAAATCTAATTTCGGTCGCGAAAAGTGCGAAAAAGTCCGCAAAAATGCAAGTCTGCATAAATCCAAATAATTAACTCTCTCCTGTGTGTGCGTCTGTGTGTGCGTGTCCTTAACTGTGTGTGTGAGGGGGGGAGCGCGAGAATAGAAAAATTTTTCCAATTGCTCACGCTCTCTCTCTTGCTCTCTGTTATCTCTCTCGTTCGCGTCAAGAAAATTAatcaaaagaaaataaaatacgaaaaaaacagtagcacacacacacaatataatcaataaattaaaaaagataAATGCTAATAAAAGAAATGAAGGTAAGAACCCCACTAAAAGTtaacagcaacaaaaaaaaacttatcgATCAAAACTTTTATACTTCCTCTCAttcccacaaaaaaaaaaatgataccAACATCGATTGTTTTGCCCCATCGCGTTATCGGAGCAGTCGAACATTATCGACCATCGACATTTGTTGGGGCCTTTGACCTTGACCTTGGTTTTGCTTCCCTTTCTCTCCATCCCCTTATCCGTTTTTATCGATTAAAAGTTATCGCAAGTATTTGATCagaaagaaaacaaaagaaaagccTGATTGATTGTTCTATCGATATTTCAGAAAAAGTATATAATCTTTGAGAACAACTTTTTAACTACATCGACTAATATATTGAATTTCCTCAATTAAGGAGTGATGAAAATAGGAAACCACGTGGTTTCGACAGTTTATATAAGTATGTATGTCTATGAATTAATTGAACTTAGTAGACAATATAGTTAAAAGTTATGATCTACCGGTTTACAAATTCAAGACTTTTTGATACCTATGTATATGgatgaaaataaaaagtatTACAAAGTTTGTCCGCTTATTAAACCGGTTATTCCTCTCAAGAAGCCGCCAACAAATGATCGACTTGCTCCACTAGTTTTGCCCCGGTTACATTCCCCCCACCAAGAAGTGGTGGTTTATTATCGTCTAAGATTTGACCAGGGTGTTGAGTGAGTACAGCCATGCCAGCTTAACTAACTCCCGATCCTTTCGAATCTCCTCCAGAAACGCCAAGGAACGAGTTGCCCGCACCGGCGTAAGGCGAACCCATGGTCCTCGACATGGAATCGGACGATTCTCGTGCCAGTTCCCCGTCCAATTCCTCGGAGTCGCGGTCGAATTCGCCCACCAACGACAAGGAGGATATTGCTCTGGATCAGGACCAGGCCGAGGAGTCCGGTGGTGGTCCCACTCTAGATCGATCGGCTCGAGCACCCTCCACCAGCAGCTCATCGTCCAACTCCAGTTCCAGTTCGAGTCGCAGTGAGGTGTCcaagaagcagaagaagaGCTCGAGCAGTAGCAGCGGCAGTGCCAGTGGCAGCAGCTCTTCCAGTGGCTCCTCCAGCGAGGATGAGCCCGACCAGGAACCGGATCAGGAGCAGGAACAGGAGCAGGTGCGATTGCCtgagcagcaacagcagcagcagtcgcTTCAAAATGAGCCTGAGCCTGAGCCCGTCCAAGCGGAATCCGAATCCGCGCCTGTAACGCCTGCAGAAGCGGAGCAACCCGGCTCGCCGAGCGCCAAGTCGCAGCCCAGCTCGTTCCTCTCTTCCGTTCGGAGTAGGAGCAACAGCCCCCAGCTGTACAATCAGGCTGCCGTGGATCTGAATATCAGCCACGAGGATCTGAGCGATGTTAGCGACATCGAGGCGGATGAGAAGCGATCACCGTCCAAGAATTCGCCGCAACGGgcggacgaggacgaggatgGCGCCATCTCCAATGACTCACTGCCCGCTGTGGACGAGGAGGACGAGGTGCAGCAAGAGCTGCCCAAACAGAACGGCAAGGCGGCCAGTGGGGATGAGGAGAACGAGAAAAGTTCCAAAGAAACCAAAGTATGTTCtagtttaataaaaaaaaaacaaaatcctAAGTGTTACCAAATGTTTGTTGGTTTTAAACTTATACACTTCCCTCTTTAAGAGAGAcaaattcattaaaatatcACATTTATTCCAGTCCGACGAAGCCGCCAATGGACGAGCGCCAGCGTCTGCTTTGGAGGAGGACTTGGTGAAGACGCACGACGACGACGCCTTGGACTTCGAGGCGGAGGAGGGCGAGTGTGCGGAGCCGGTGAAGCAGCCACCGTCGGAGAACAAAGCCAACGAAATAAACCAGGCGAAGAGCACGGCCAAGGTGCCGGATGACGATGACGACGATGATGGCGAAGTGGACTGCGATGAGGATGACGCTGAGGACAAGGACAAACGAAAGGATAGCGCGGGCAATGGCAGCTTGGAGGAGGGAGAGGAGACAAAGGACAAGGAGGGTTCGGCTTCGTCTTCGCCCAGCAAGCGGAAAAAGGAAGAGGAGGAGCTGGAAGAGGGCGAGGTTTCGGACGAGGACGAAAAGCGACCGGAGGAGACAGAACCGAAGCCGGTGTGTCGATTCTACACTCGTGGACAGTGCACCTGGGGCATGAGCTGTCGCTTCCTGCATCCCGGAGTCACGGACAAGGGCAACTACACAATGTTCGAGAGCCTTGTGCGTTCGGTGCCAATGCAGGGCGGCTCAGCCGCAGCCGTAGCCGCCGGAGCGGGTCCATCGATAGCTGCTGCTCGGGCCGGAGCGGGTGCCTATAGCGCGCACCCCTCGGCGGCGGCCGAGTATCATGACTATCGGAATGAGCGTCCAGCGCTGCACCACCGGCCGGCGCTCCTCCATGCGCCCAGTATTTACGGTGCCCACGCTCACGACTCTCGCCCCTTGCTCCCCGACGGAGCACCGGTGGTGGTGGAGAATGCCTGGGAACGTGGCCTGCGCACTGCCAAGGAGATGATGCGTAAGGCCAACAAGCGCAAGGAGCAGGACATGGACTTTGAGGACAAGAAGATGAACTTAACCCTGTCGCCCGATGAAATGGAGAAGGATTCGTACTACCTCAAGGATCGCGGCGGCAGTAGCGCTCGTTCACCGCCCCCGCCTTCGGCCTCTGCGCGCGAGCAGCCACTCAATCCGCTCAGCATGCCGATCTCCATGCATCCGCATGCCGTTGGCCATGCCAATCCGCGTGCCCTCCTGCCCCTGCAGTACTCCGTGTACGGACCGCCGCCGGATCGCTACGGCCGCGCTCAGTATATGCCACCGCAGTATGAGGATGTGGATGCGTACGGTCGGATGGCAAGATATCGCGAGCTCCCGCCCCATCGGATGCCGCACTACGAGGACGATCGGCGATCGAGGCCAACGCGCGAGGTGATTGTCCAGCGAGTGGAGGCCGCCGGACGGGGTGATGAGTGGAGTGATCCCTGGATGCGATCCAAGTCGATTGGACGGGGTTCCTACGATCGAGAGGATCGCCGGCGTAGGGACAGGCGAAGCTACAGCAGCAACTCGTCGTACTCCACCTCGAACAGCTCGCAGAGCGACTCCAGTTCGGACTCGTCGCGGTCGAGCAGTCCCTCCGACCACAAGCGGCGCTACGGTGGCGGTTCGCACAAGCTAGCCGGCACCTCCGCTTCCTCACGCCGTCATGGTGGTCGGGCGGCCCGCTCGCCTAGCCAGATACCGCGCCGGCCCAGGCACTCTTCCAGTGAGTACTGCGCTTATCCATTAAATGCCTCGAACATGGTCTTAATCCTTTAATTTCCCTTTATAGAAGGAAGCCTCTCGCCTTCGTACAAGCGACCCGCTTTGGACAAGCGGGGCACTGGCCTTAGTCCTGCTACCAAGCGGAAGAAGATGTCGTCGCCGGCACCCAAGCTAAGGCGACGGCGCAGTTCCAGTACATCCGACTCAGGTAAGAATATTCGGTTTATCTGCCCCCATCTATCTATTCTAATTTGGTATTGAATCTTTCACAGACTCATCGGACACCTCGTACTCCGAATCGGAATCGGGCTCCTCGTCGTCGGACAGCTCGTCCGGATCAAGGGATACACCCCAAAAGCGTGTGAGAGCCACTGACAAGGCGCTCAACGAGCGCAAGCTTATTAAGAAGCGTAAGCATCACAATTGGGGGCTATAACTGAAAAACAGTCCATAATTTGATAGCTATTTTGTAGTCTAAAGAAATTTTGGAAACAGGCAGCTTTTTTAAATACgtctaaataatattttttttaagtaggGCTTTTGTAGATtgaatgtatttaaataattacaataggCCTTTGTATCCTAGGTGATCATTGTCAAGCTTTGTAAAGAACCATTTGTTTATACAACTGTCAAACAATTGTCAAGTCTGCAATAATAACAGTTTCCAGACTAATCCAAATATTCATAATTTTGTTAAGACTAACATATATTTCTAATATACTTGTATAGTAAAATTTAatgattatatttattttttttatgaagctGACTTAAATTTAACAACTATAAGCTAACTGTTAACCAGGAGCACTAAGCCACTCGTCAGGGATGACAaagatattatattattttaatattatatacgATACCTTGCTTGCTCATTTTATAAAGTACATAAAAACTAATTCATTTCGATGTCCATCTCCACAGCCGCTGAACAAGCAACCAAGAAGCGATCGCCTATTTCCATTGAGATTAAGAAAACGTCGAACATGGTCGGAGTTTCGGCACTGGCCTCACCCAACAACTCAGTCGACTCCGACAAGGAGAAGGAGCACGGCAACGGCACCGGCAAGGACAAGGAGAAGGATCACAGCAAGGACAAGGAGAAGGATGTCAAGGAGAAGGACAAGGATGGCGGCAAGGATAAGGATGGCAAGAAGTCGCGTCGAGAGGAGCTGCTGAAGCAATTGCGCGCCGTCGAGGATGCGATTGCCAAAAAGCGCTCCAAGCTAAACTGATCCGACTTGCTTCCGTCACTCCGCGCCTTTGTTCTCCTACTCGCTTTCGTTTTCCTTGCCTCCCAGCTCCACCCACAACCGATCCCCACCCGCAGCCGGATGATCTTCGGTCGGCGTCAATCAATACTTAGAAGTTACGCAACATTCGCATCGTATTCGATATTGCCTTGGCGTGTCTGCAGCCACTCGATTGCAATACAATTCAATGCATTTAGGTTAAAGCATCATTATGTCCTTTTTTTTCCTCCCCTGACTACCGCCAATTATGGAGCATTAAATACTATGTTTATAAtagtttataaataaaagccAACACTAATATTGAGAACTATTCTTTTCAACTGACGAATTCGAATCTAATTACTTCAGAAGTTttaaaggtatgccactttAAAATCGGGCTGGAATTCGTTGAGAGGAATTGCAAATTTGGGTCACCTTTCAGTTACCAATTTGAAACATAAAGGTGACTAAAATAAAAGTGgttcataaaaaaaattactgtCGTTGATGATTGATTTCGTTGAAAATTTTTATAGAATTGAAAAGTTTTGGGTCACCTTTCTGTAGCTCCTTAGAAACTTATAAAGAGCTATCATAAAATTGGGTCAGTAAAATTAAGAACGGAtctaaacatatatattttgtaaaaggCAAGTCGAAGTTGATAAACCCTGGGAGGAGCCTAAACCTAAAATGATACACGTATATTAAAGATATCGTATATTCTAAAGTTTTGTTCCTATGATCTATACTATATTATTGTTGTGCGTACTTTTTGATAACATACAAAATTCGAAATCCTGAAATCTTTACCCCAGAATGGAAGAGAATATAATCGAAAacaacgaagctataattctgtttcttttatttttcccaaCATTCCTATGAAAGCCATAGGATATAACAATCCTATACGGTTCATTCCGACTTATTTCATACCTGCAATAAAAATACGACTTTTTGAGAAAGTTTTAttccgatagctttaaaactaataCAAATTTGCGTATAAACGTGGGATGCTGATCTAGAATATTCGTATTTATAGAGTCGGAAACATAATAACCTCTGCAAGGCTATAACCAGTAAAACACAGTCccgaaacaaaaattttaaatacctTAGAGGTTTAAATAATGTAAAATTCGGTTGTCAAACCCTTGGAAAACGTGGACCTCCCTTTTCATAACGAACCTGCCCAGCTGCGGAGCATTTTTCCCATAGATTGGACAATTTTCCCCGGCcagtgtgtgcgtgtgtgtaaTGCGTGGCAATTCCGcgcagtgtgtgtgtgtgtgggtgtgggtgtgggAGGGGAAAACCTATTTAGATGACGAATCACAGAAATTTGGCCTCATCAATGTCTGTGGTTCAGGGATCGGAGTGCGTGTGAGTGTATTACATTTCAGGGtttcattttttatacatgcacatatatattatggtttattttttttcctttcGCTTTGCAATCTCTCGTTCCCGTCATCGTGTCGCATTTTTGGCAATCACAGGCGGCAGCAGAAGCTGTCAGAAGACATTGTCATCATCCAGCGACCAAGTCAAGAGCCACACCACACACCACCCAGAAAAAACACACACCCACCGAGGGGGAGGGAGCCATCCACCCACCTGGTCACGTCTCCAAGTGCGTGAAACGACCATACATGTGTCCGTAATCGACTGAGTTCGCAGCTCAGCTTATGCACTGgcagaaaaataataataaaaaggtTATTACACTTACATATTTAATATTCCAAAGATATCGCTTTAGAAATATGTtgaaaagtatgctacaataTCATTTATATCAAGGAGTTCCAAGGACCTTCCATTTTTATAGCCTTCTTTTGGACATACATTTAGGACATAtagttaaaactttttttgggacTTGCTAActtgtatttaaattcaagtagtgattaatagattacaaaaatgttattgtataaatgtaatattatttttaacaaaataatacctagcaatatttaaatatcattaaaaatgaataatcGTATATTATAAACAAGTTTAaggatatttaataaaatttctaaaaatccGAAAAGGTCATAATATATAggtattttttttagtgtattcctttcctttttttgAGCCTAGCGGACTGCTTAGGGAATAGTGTAATAAAGGCCAGCTGAAGCTCCCGTCGAAACCgcagattcagattcagatccAGATTTACATTCGGCTGAAaatgaaactgaaactgaGACCGAGTGTCTGAACTCCGCCTCCTTTACCAGGATTAGCGAATTCCTCtgccatttttttattttttggacaCCTCGCCACCACCCACAGcccaccgaaaaaaaaaaaaaacacacatgTGTGTGCGcgcgaaaaaaaaaagaaaaaaacaatcaCGAACAGATTTATCGCATTCATATTCAGCCTGATGCGAAATGTGACCAAGAGGGTGAAAAACGGGAAGGGAGGCCGCAAAAAATGAGTCCAACTCCCCCGCTCCCACCACACCGACCCCCTTTCCCTACCCCTTCCCCGCCCCTGAAGACCGCAAAATGGGATTACATTACtcaaagaaatttattttgacaGAACTAATATTTTGTCGCAGAGATCAGCCCTGGTCCTCATGTGCTGGCCTGCCCATG includes these proteins:
- the LOC119556612 gene encoding protein ABHD11 isoform X2 codes for the protein MIVKKSTKPELVERLIVVDISPISVPRSTGEMTAIFDAMVSLDLSPSLSMSEGRKIARETLLQATEDETVDFIMLNLRKDPNSGVFSWACNAPVLRNFLTRFDNYQNTLNELPPYTGPTTFICGTRSPYMRREQWPQIVEMFPNSEIHWLEAGHLVHFEQPQEFITLVTEFLNRTD
- the LOC119556612 gene encoding protein ABHD11 isoform X1; protein product: MERLSKSLRLLSYSAGKLLSPAPWSPLGAKVLSRKEYSSESPEPVELSFDLYTGENPETGPPLVTYHGLFGSKQNWRGISRALVRKVPRKVYAIDSRNHGESPHSDVHTSKAMSEDVRLFLEQRSHPNAACMGHSMGGRSMMYFARKYPELVERLIVVDISPISVPRSTGEMTAIFDAMVSLDLSPSLSMSEGRKIARETLLQATEDETVDFIMLNLRKDPNSGVFSWACNAPVLRNFLTRFDNYQNTLNELPPYTGPTTFICGTRSPYMRREQWPQIVEMFPNSEIHWLEAGHLVHFEQPQEFITLVTEFLNRTD
- the LOC119556430 gene encoding zinc finger CCCH domain-containing protein 18 yields the protein MVLDMESDDSRASSPSNSSESRSNSPTNDKEDIALDQDQAEESGGGPTLDRSARAPSTSSSSSNSSSSSSRSEVSKKQKKSSSSSSGSASGSSSSSGSSSEDEPDQEPDQEQEQEQVRLPEQQQQQQSLQNEPEPEPVQAESESAPVTPAEAEQPGSPSAKSQPSSFLSSVRSRSNSPQLYNQAAVDLNISHEDLSDVSDIEADEKRSPSKNSPQRADEDEDGAISNDSLPAVDEEDEVQQELPKQNGKAASGDEENEKSSKETKSDEAANGRAPASALEEDLVKTHDDDALDFEAEEGECAEPVKQPPSENKANEINQAKSTAKVPDDDDDDDGEVDCDEDDAEDKDKRKDSAGNGSLEEGEETKDKEGSASSSPSKRKKEEEELEEGEVSDEDEKRPEETEPKPVCRFYTRGQCTWGMSCRFLHPGVTDKGNYTMFESLVRSVPMQGGSAAAVAAGAGPSIAAARAGAGAYSAHPSAAAEYHDYRNERPALHHRPALLHAPSIYGAHAHDSRPLLPDGAPVVVENAWERGLRTAKEMMRKANKRKEQDMDFEDKKMNLTLSPDEMEKDSYYLKDRGGSSARSPPPPSASAREQPLNPLSMPISMHPHAVGHANPRALLPLQYSVYGPPPDRYGRAQYMPPQYEDVDAYGRMARYRELPPHRMPHYEDDRRSRPTREVIVQRVEAAGRGDEWSDPWMRSKSIGRGSYDREDRRRRDRRSYSSNSSYSTSNSSQSDSSSDSSRSSSPSDHKRRYGGGSHKLAGTSASSRRHGGRAARSPSQIPRRPRHSSKGSLSPSYKRPALDKRGTGLSPATKRKKMSSPAPKLRRRRSSSTSDSDSSDTSYSESESGSSSSDSSSGSRDTPQKRVRATDKALNERKLIKKPAEQATKKRSPISIEIKKTSNMVGVSALASPNNSVDSDKEKEHGNGTGKDKEKDHSKDKEKDVKEKDKDGGKDKDGKKSRREELLKQLRAVEDAIAKKRSKLN